One window of the Acidimicrobiia bacterium genome contains the following:
- a CDS encoding class I SAM-dependent methyltransferase, translated as MVSVHRFHQISEVDHRILNPLSLEQLLLLGDICKLQPAQRHLDLASGKGEMLCQYAHRHGTTGLGIDVFPPYTSMANARAVELGVDHLVHFIEGDAALHEAEPGSFDVVSCIGATWIGGGLSGTLELMRAPLHATGWLLVGEAYWNDQPPDAAKAALHLGDEFTDLSGNLGRFEDAGLDLVEMVLATPETWDRYATSQWLNVSTWLDEHADDPDADDVRAIRDDARRSYLRYGRRYLGWGVFVLRPMRRAASLDM; from the coding sequence GTGGTCAGTGTTCACCGGTTTCACCAGATCTCCGAAGTCGACCATCGGATCCTCAACCCGCTGTCGCTCGAGCAGCTGTTGTTGCTCGGCGACATCTGCAAGCTGCAGCCCGCGCAGCGCCACTTGGATCTCGCGTCGGGCAAAGGCGAGATGCTCTGTCAGTACGCCCATCGTCATGGCACGACGGGTCTCGGCATCGATGTGTTCCCGCCGTACACGTCGATGGCGAACGCGCGCGCGGTCGAGCTCGGCGTCGATCACCTCGTGCACTTCATCGAGGGCGACGCGGCGCTCCACGAAGCCGAACCCGGCTCGTTCGACGTGGTCAGCTGCATCGGCGCGACCTGGATCGGAGGGGGGCTCAGCGGCACGCTCGAGCTGATGCGTGCACCGCTGCACGCCACGGGATGGCTGCTCGTCGGCGAGGCGTACTGGAATGATCAGCCACCCGACGCGGCCAAGGCGGCCTTGCACCTCGGCGACGAGTTCACCGACCTCAGCGGGAACCTCGGCCGCTTCGAGGACGCCGGTCTCGACCTGGTCGAGATGGTGCTGGCGACCCCCGAGACCTGGGACCGCTATGCCACGAGCCAGTGGCTGAACGTGTCGACCTGGCTCGACGAGCACGCCGACGACCCGGATGCCGACGACGTCCGGGCCATCCGGGACGACGCGCGGCGGAGCTATCTCCGCTACGGCCGCCGGTACCTCGGTTGGGGGGTGTTCGTGCTTCGCCCGATGCGCCGCGCGGCTTCCCTTGACATGTGA
- a CDS encoding endonuclease/exonuclease/phosphatase family protein, whose product MRIASFNIRGARLTPRAGLPPLVDACVALDADILGLEEVHRHKRRSGFADQAAFVARGLGCDHIFGPTRRRVIRGQYGNALITRGLIKESEVRLLPGTGTQQPRAAILAVVEVQGTAVSVGVTHLQHHPKRLRHLPNEAPDQLRAVLAWLKELPTPRVLIGDLNLQPKRAVPMITDAGFEVAITGPAYPAEQPTVQLDYIAVDGFVIESASVLPMADVSDHRPIVADVRLPKKRSSASPRIR is encoded by the coding sequence CCCCTCGAGCCGGTCTACCCCCTCTCGTGGACGCGTGCGTGGCGCTCGATGCCGACATCCTCGGACTCGAGGAAGTCCACCGCCACAAACGACGCTCGGGCTTTGCGGATCAGGCCGCGTTCGTCGCCCGCGGGTTGGGCTGTGACCACATCTTCGGGCCGACCCGTCGGCGCGTGATCCGAGGTCAATACGGCAATGCGTTGATCACACGCGGCCTCATCAAGGAGTCCGAGGTTCGCTTGCTTCCGGGCACCGGGACGCAGCAGCCGCGCGCGGCGATCTTGGCGGTGGTCGAGGTGCAAGGCACCGCGGTCTCCGTCGGCGTCACGCACCTTCAGCACCACCCGAAGCGACTGCGCCACCTGCCCAACGAAGCACCCGACCAGCTGCGGGCCGTGCTCGCTTGGCTCAAGGAGCTCCCGACGCCGCGGGTGCTCATCGGCGACCTCAACCTGCAACCGAAGCGGGCCGTGCCGATGATCACCGATGCCGGCTTCGAGGTTGCCATCACCGGCCCCGCGTATCCCGCCGAGCAACCCACCGTGCAGCTCGACTACATCGCCGTCGACGGCTTCGTGATCGAGTCGGCATCCGTCCTGCCGATGGCGGATGTCAGTGACCACCGCCCGATCGTCGCCGACGTGCGATTGCCAAAAAAGCGATCGAGCGCTTCTCCTCGAATACGCTGA
- a CDS encoding DUF6328 family protein has product MSQKAPNREEQRERYRELLEELRTVMPGAQVLLAFLLTVPFATKFHRLDDVGRNTYAGVVFCAALATILFMTPAAYHRVARRQDRAERLDFAIRIVILGMALLALAIGGAIFVVVRFVFDDTALGLAFGGIASLTAATLWYVLPSLHRN; this is encoded by the coding sequence ATGAGTCAGAAGGCGCCGAACCGTGAGGAGCAACGCGAGCGGTACCGGGAGCTGCTCGAAGAGCTCCGAACGGTCATGCCCGGGGCTCAGGTCCTCCTCGCGTTCCTCCTCACGGTCCCCTTCGCCACGAAGTTCCACCGCCTCGATGATGTCGGGCGAAACACGTACGCAGGGGTGGTCTTCTGCGCCGCATTGGCGACCATCTTGTTCATGACGCCGGCGGCGTACCACCGAGTGGCCCGCCGCCAGGACCGGGCCGAGCGGTTGGACTTCGCGATTCGCATCGTCATCCTGGGGATGGCGCTCCTCGCTCTCGCGATCGGCGGGGCCATCTTCGTGGTCGTTCGCTTCGTGTTCGACGACACCGCGCTCGGACTGGCCTTCGGCGGGATCGCTTCGCTCACGGCGGCAACGCTCTGGTACGTGCTGCCGTCTCTGCACCGAAACTGA
- a CDS encoding DUF2231 domain-containing protein: MRRLSFRPAVTFRGRTFKGLRGWAGKPLHPPLTDIPVGAYMIVAGLDVISQVAQDEEWARDFFRAATFVLIAGASVSLLTALTGFWDWLRSTQPGTQVRREANAHAVTMTTVTVLVLTNIGLRTLAYGGDSHSGAVVVALSIVAAVLTVLGGTIGGSLVYGYGFNVETAGDHPAYHESERDVLPGEEK, translated from the coding sequence ATGAGGAGATTGTCATTTCGACCGGCGGTCACGTTCCGGGGGCGCACGTTCAAGGGCTTGCGCGGCTGGGCCGGCAAGCCGCTGCATCCACCGCTCACCGACATCCCGGTGGGTGCCTACATGATCGTTGCGGGGCTCGACGTGATCTCCCAGGTGGCACAAGACGAGGAGTGGGCGCGCGACTTCTTCCGCGCTGCCACGTTCGTCTTGATCGCGGGCGCGTCGGTTTCGCTGTTGACCGCGCTCACCGGTTTCTGGGACTGGCTACGGTCCACCCAGCCGGGCACGCAGGTGCGGCGCGAGGCGAATGCACACGCCGTGACGATGACCACCGTCACCGTGTTGGTCTTGACGAACATCGGGTTGCGCACCCTGGCATACGGCGGTGACTCGCACAGTGGGGCCGTCGTCGTTGCGCTCTCGATCGTCGCGGCCGTGCTCACGGTGCTCGGCGGGACCATCGGCGGTTCGCTCGTCTACGGCTACGGGTTCAACGTGGAGACCGCGGGGGACCACCCGGCGTATCACGAGTCCGAACGTGACGTGCTGCCCGGGGAGGAAAAGTGA
- a CDS encoding helix-turn-helix domain-containing protein, translated as MAQSSAPTARVLRVLEALRLHAHEGLRYAELAQAADVSQATCHAILATLTDAGYVVRDPSSKTYSLGPALLGLGDAAARSFPEIRLARAELDALATETGLRCHVAKVVDDAITVVAVAGAAAAEDPIRPGTRVPFVPPFGAIHVAWSSVHDIEQWIRHAPSRVFAAARLREVVEDHRRTRCAVAPYTPASARLRELLGELASDGVPDHVRARTVELLSAIDRLDYTSDDLHTDEPLSVNTITAAVFDHHAKVAFAVGLHVAEPALAASAVERLSHALVGAADRMTDAIGGRIPNMSHSVLEPEPVGS; from the coding sequence ATGGCCCAAAGCTCGGCGCCCACGGCGCGCGTGCTGCGCGTGCTCGAAGCGCTGCGTCTCCACGCCCACGAGGGTCTGCGCTACGCCGAGCTCGCGCAGGCCGCCGACGTGAGCCAGGCCACGTGCCACGCCATCCTCGCCACGCTGACCGATGCGGGGTACGTGGTGCGCGACCCGTCGTCGAAGACGTACTCCCTCGGACCGGCGCTGCTCGGTCTCGGCGACGCGGCCGCGCGCTCGTTCCCCGAGATCCGACTCGCCCGCGCCGAGCTCGACGCGCTCGCGACCGAGACGGGCTTGCGATGCCATGTTGCGAAGGTCGTGGACGATGCGATCACCGTGGTTGCCGTAGCCGGCGCGGCCGCGGCCGAGGATCCGATCCGTCCGGGCACGCGCGTGCCGTTCGTGCCGCCGTTCGGTGCGATTCATGTGGCGTGGTCGAGCGTGCACGACATCGAGCAGTGGATCCGCCACGCGCCAAGCCGTGTGTTCGCCGCTGCTCGGCTCCGTGAGGTGGTCGAAGACCATCGCCGCACACGGTGCGCGGTTGCGCCATACACGCCCGCGTCAGCCCGACTGCGCGAGCTGCTGGGCGAGCTCGCCTCCGACGGGGTGCCCGATCACGTGCGCGCCCGCACGGTCGAGCTGCTTAGCGCCATCGATCGACTCGACTACACGAGCGACGATCTGCACACCGACGAACCGCTGTCGGTCAACACGATCACCGCAGCGGTGTTCGACCACCACGCCAAGGTCGCTTTTGCGGTGGGGCTCCATGTCGCAGAGCCAGCGCTCGCCGCCTCGGCCGTCGAACGGCTCTCGCACGCGCTCGTTGGCGCGGCCGATCGGATGACCGATGCGATCGGCGGCCGTATTCCGAACATGTCGCACTCCGTCCTTGAACCTGAACCCGTGGGGAGTTGA